One genomic window of Candidatus Kuenenia stuttgartiensis includes the following:
- the gmd gene encoding GDP-mannose 4,6-dehydratase — protein sequence MKKALITGITGQDGSYLAEFLLSMGYETHGLIRRSSTFNTGRIDHLYRDPHDPDARLFLHYGDLSDSGQITNLIYNIQPDEVYHLAAQSHVRVSFDMPESTGDISGLGTTRLLEAVRRSGIKTKVYQASSSEMFGDALPPQNEETHFRPRSPYAAAKVYAYWMTVNYREGYNMFACNGILFNHESPRRGETFVTRKITRAVANIVAGKQKKLYLGNLAARRDWGFAPEYVVCQWLILQQERPDDYAIGTGESHSVREFVEIAFKLVGVDLEWKGKGAEEKGVVRSLTSALSSTSALKTGDVLVEIDPRYFRPTEVDFLCADITKAQKKLNWAPRVTFHELVQIMVDSDMELAGLKSSGDGVRILRQKGIGWIGEIP from the coding sequence ATGAAAAAAGCTTTAATAACCGGAATTACCGGACAAGACGGCTCCTATCTTGCAGAATTTCTCCTTTCCATGGGCTATGAAACTCACGGCCTTATTCGCAGATCCAGTACCTTTAACACCGGCAGGATTGATCACCTCTACCGGGACCCCCATGACCCCGATGCACGGCTTTTTTTGCATTACGGAGACCTTTCCGATTCGGGACAAATAACAAACCTCATCTATAATATTCAGCCTGATGAAGTATATCACCTGGCAGCGCAAAGCCATGTACGCGTTAGCTTTGATATGCCTGAATCCACTGGGGATATTAGTGGCCTGGGCACAACAAGGTTGTTAGAGGCAGTAAGGAGAAGCGGCATTAAAACCAAAGTGTATCAGGCAAGTAGTAGCGAGATGTTCGGAGATGCCCTTCCTCCTCAAAATGAGGAAACACATTTCAGGCCAAGAAGCCCCTATGCTGCAGCCAAAGTCTATGCCTACTGGATGACAGTTAACTATCGGGAGGGGTACAATATGTTTGCCTGTAATGGAATCCTCTTTAATCACGAATCACCCAGAAGAGGCGAGACTTTTGTAACAAGAAAGATAACGAGGGCGGTGGCAAACATCGTTGCCGGAAAGCAAAAGAAATTGTATTTGGGTAATTTGGCGGCCAGAAGGGACTGGGGTTTTGCCCCGGAATATGTAGTGTGCCAATGGTTAATACTTCAACAGGAAAGACCGGATGATTATGCGATAGGAACCGGCGAAAGCCATTCGGTAAGAGAATTTGTCGAAATTGCCTTCAAACTTGTTGGGGTTGATTTGGAATGGAAGGGAAAAGGCGCCGAAGAAAAAGGCGTCGTTCGCTCCTTAACCTCCGCCTTATCCTCAACCTCCGCACTTAAAACCGGCGACGTCCTTGTTGAAATCGATCCCAGATACTTCAGGCCTACAGAAGTAGACTTTTTATGTGCCGACATAACGAAGGCACAAAAAAAATTAAACTGGGCGCCGAGGGTTACATTTCACGAGCTTGTCCAAATTATGGTTGACTCTGATATGGAATTGGCCGGTTTAAAATCATCGGGCGACGGCGTCAGGATTCTGAGACAGAAGGGGATTGGCTGGATAGGGGAAATACCATAG